A DNA window from Schistocerca americana isolate TAMUIC-IGC-003095 chromosome 4, iqSchAmer2.1, whole genome shotgun sequence contains the following coding sequences:
- the LOC124612948 gene encoding uncharacterized protein LOC124612948 translates to MRVAVCMLAVFGCALVVGSPAISEVGQQRQPRPGRFLSLPVPAKCSQRPKQFFFNGHNYFFSGNVPQYRNSRVDWLDARNICREYCMDLISMETQEENNLAFRLIQQGDVPYIWTSGRLCDFKGCENRRDLEPKSIFGWFWSATRQKMAPTNQIPPGFSFNPWSQTGHKKFRQPDNAEFDINGTNESCLAILNNVYNDGIAWHDVACYHEKPFICEDSEELLNYVASTNRGIRL, encoded by the exons ATGAGGGTGGCAGTGTGCATGCTGGCGGTGTTCGGCTGCGCGCTCGTGGTGGGCTCGCCGGCCATCAGCGAGGTGGGCCAGCAGCGGCAGCCGCGGCCCGGCAGGTTCCTGTCGCTGCCCGTGCCCGCCAAGTGCTCGCAAA GACCAAAGCAATTTTTCTTCAATGGTCATAATTACTTCTTCAGCGGTAATGTACCTCAGTACCGCAATAGTCGTGTCGACTGGCTAGACGCTCGAAACATATGCAGAGAATACTGTATGGATCTGATCTCCATGGAAACTCAGGaagaaaataatttggccttcaggCTGATACAGCAAG GTGACGTACCCTACATATGGACAAGTGGACGTCTTTGTGACTTCAAAGGCTGTGAAAACCGCCGTGATCTTGAACCAAAGAGCATATTTGGATGGTTCTGGTCAGCAACACGCCAGAAGATGGCTCCTACGAATCAGATTCCTCCCGGCTTCAGTTTCAACCCTTGGAGTCAAACTGGTCACAAGAAATTCCGCCAACCTGACAATGCAGAATTCGACATCAACGGCACTAACGAATCATGCCTTGCTATCCTCAACAATGTCTACAATGATGGCATCGCTTGGCATGATGTTGCCTGCTATCACGAAAAGCCTTTCATCTGTGAAGACAGTGAGGAACTTCTCAATTATGTTGCTTCTACAAACAGAGGCATTCGActttaa